A stretch of Deinococcus roseus DNA encodes these proteins:
- a CDS encoding glycoside hydrolase family 127 protein, whose translation MTQIQTRSIPVIRTANSPFSRLHPVSLQQVQLQDTFWKPRRDINRQKTLPSQYARLEESGCLNNFRRAAGHPEIPFEGPFFADSDAYKWLEAAAWTLAEGQHPELQNKIEELVGLIENAQCESGYLNTFFMFEREHERFTDTGAHELYCAGHLFQAAVALNRAGGNNKLLEVSEKHARHMAQTLGPAEEGKKPWVDGHPEIEMALVELYRETGNQQHLQLAQYFLDARGRGLAREKIWTFWGSYGQDHQPFRDLKEVTGHAVRMVYLSAGAADLVLETGEQALKDALDAQWHNMTEKRMSVNGGIGPRHYIEGFGKDHELPSESAYNETCAAVGSIMWSQRMLSLTGDVKYADLIEHQLFNAALPGVSLDGQSYFYVNPLAAGPEHRRQGWFGCACCPPNAARLLATLPGYFYSTEKDSIHVHLYAQSSSEIQLWDGRMVRIEQHTHYPWDGHIKLVIEGTGEFALKLRIPAWCENASVKVSGEVFQNVPAGCFEIQRNWEGTTEVQLNLEMPVRFMVSHPHVADSSGKVSVFRGPLLYCAESVDHAGDVRDLVLPAENTLQLQASSALQGALVLQGTGQVKLHPTWSGKLYQYTAKIHSPLQTEQITLVPYYTWANREEGRMQVWLDHS comes from the coding sequence ATGACCCAGATCCAGACACGCAGCATTCCTGTGATTCGCACAGCAAACAGTCCTTTTTCCCGGTTGCATCCGGTTTCTTTGCAGCAGGTGCAGCTTCAAGACACCTTCTGGAAACCCAGACGGGACATCAACCGCCAGAAAACGCTGCCCAGCCAATACGCCAGACTGGAAGAGTCAGGTTGCCTGAACAACTTCAGACGCGCTGCTGGACACCCTGAGATTCCTTTTGAAGGGCCATTTTTTGCAGATTCTGATGCCTACAAATGGCTGGAGGCTGCAGCCTGGACCCTGGCAGAAGGCCAGCATCCCGAACTGCAAAACAAAATTGAAGAACTGGTCGGGCTGATTGAAAATGCCCAGTGTGAAAGCGGCTACCTGAACACCTTTTTCATGTTCGAAAGGGAACATGAGCGCTTCACGGACACTGGAGCCCATGAGTTGTATTGTGCTGGACACCTGTTTCAGGCGGCTGTGGCTTTGAATCGTGCAGGGGGCAACAACAAATTGCTGGAGGTCTCTGAAAAGCATGCCCGGCACATGGCCCAGACGCTGGGTCCTGCTGAAGAAGGCAAGAAACCCTGGGTGGATGGTCACCCCGAAATCGAAATGGCTCTGGTGGAACTCTACCGGGAAACTGGAAACCAGCAGCACCTGCAACTGGCACAGTATTTCCTGGATGCCCGGGGGCGTGGTCTGGCCCGTGAGAAGATCTGGACCTTCTGGGGAAGTTACGGTCAGGACCACCAGCCTTTCCGTGATTTGAAGGAAGTGACCGGACATGCTGTACGCATGGTTTACCTCAGTGCTGGCGCGGCTGACCTTGTGCTGGAAACCGGGGAACAGGCCTTAAAAGATGCTCTGGATGCCCAGTGGCACAACATGACTGAAAAACGCATGTCGGTGAATGGCGGCATCGGTCCCAGGCATTACATCGAGGGTTTCGGGAAAGATCACGAGCTTCCCAGCGAGAGTGCTTACAACGAGACCTGCGCGGCTGTGGGCAGCATCATGTGGTCCCAGAGGATGCTTTCCCTGACCGGCGATGTGAAATATGCCGATCTGATTGAGCATCAATTGTTCAATGCAGCTTTGCCCGGAGTTTCTCTGGATGGACAGTCCTATTTTTATGTGAACCCACTGGCCGCAGGTCCTGAGCACCGCCGTCAGGGCTGGTTCGGCTGTGCCTGTTGCCCTCCGAATGCAGCGAGGCTGCTGGCCACTTTGCCCGGTTACTTTTACAGCACGGAAAAAGACAGCATTCATGTGCATCTGTATGCCCAGTCCAGCAGTGAAATCCAGCTCTGGGATGGACGCATGGTGCGCATTGAACAACACACCCATTACCCCTGGGATGGGCACATCAAACTGGTGATTGAAGGCACAGGCGAGTTTGCCCTCAAACTTCGCATTCCTGCGTGGTGTGAAAACGCCAGCGTGAAGGTCTCAGGTGAAGTGTTTCAAAATGTTCCTGCTGGATGTTTTGAAATCCAACGGAACTGGGAGGGCACCACCGAAGTTCAACTGAATCTGGAGATGCCTGTGCGCTTCATGGTCAGCCATCCGCATGTGGCAGACAGCAGTGGCAAGGTGAGCGTGTTCCGGGGGCCTCTGCTGTACTGTGCTGAAAGTGTGGACCATGCAGGAGATGTGCGGGATCTGGTGTTGCCCGCAGAAAACACCTTGCAGCTTCAGGCCAGCAGTGCTTTGCAGGGCGCTCTGGTGTTGCAAGGCACCGGTCAGGTCAAGTTGCATCCCACCTGGTCAGGCAAACTGTACCAGTACACTGCAAAAATCCACAGTCCATTGCAAACCGAACAGATCACCCTGGTGCCTTACTACACCTGGGCCAACCGGGAGGAAGGCAGAATGCAGGTGTGGCTGGATCACTCCTGA
- a CDS encoding glycerate kinase type-2 family protein, which produces MQDLMLQAFQFALQQNHPYTLTHKHLPPPPEQGKLAVLAVGKAALPMLRAAEDFYGPQIKGHAVTRYGHGGETRFIPLQEASHPTPDENSELAAQQALLLAQALGPQDTLLVLVSGGGSSLWCAPKGTSRPEKVVLTRLLLNSGATIHEINTVRKQFSHIKGGKLAQGTRAKVISLLLSDVPGDDPDVIASGPTVQNTSTAQDALDVLRRYGLDDRPELKNAILLLQQAQQQPSTGPVHSENILIGSNHGFLKSVQDFWVQQGIPAFILGDTFTGEARELAAFHAGLVRSIREHREPFKPPVVLISGGEASVTVKGTGQGGRNQEFLLWLCWHLREQGVWAFAADTDGIDGTTHAAGAFLTPETFQRSQNLRNIRQDLDNNNAFGFFESMGQLVVTGPTQNNLNDGRMVFIPGDGATS; this is translated from the coding sequence ATGCAAGACCTGATGCTGCAAGCCTTTCAATTTGCATTGCAACAAAACCATCCCTACACCCTCACCCACAAACACCTGCCTCCTCCTCCTGAACAGGGAAAACTGGCGGTGCTGGCGGTGGGCAAAGCTGCACTTCCCATGCTGAGGGCCGCCGAAGACTTTTATGGACCGCAAATCAAAGGACATGCTGTGACCCGCTATGGACACGGCGGAGAAACCCGCTTCATCCCCCTGCAGGAAGCTTCCCATCCCACCCCCGACGAAAACAGTGAACTGGCTGCCCAGCAAGCCCTTCTGCTGGCCCAGGCTCTGGGACCCCAGGACACCCTGCTGGTGCTGGTCAGTGGTGGAGGGAGTTCGCTGTGGTGCGCCCCAAAAGGCACCAGCAGACCTGAAAAGGTGGTCCTCACCCGACTGCTCCTCAACAGTGGAGCCACCATTCACGAAATCAACACGGTCAGAAAGCAGTTTTCCCACATCAAAGGCGGAAAGCTGGCCCAGGGCACCCGGGCAAAAGTCATTTCGCTGCTGCTCTCGGATGTGCCCGGAGATGATCCAGATGTGATTGCCTCTGGTCCCACCGTGCAAAACACCAGCACCGCCCAGGATGCACTGGACGTCCTCAGGCGGTATGGTCTGGATGATCGCCCAGAGCTGAAAAATGCCATTCTGTTACTGCAGCAGGCCCAGCAACAACCTTCAACGGGACCTGTCCACAGTGAAAACATCCTGATCGGAAGCAACCATGGTTTTCTGAAATCCGTGCAGGATTTCTGGGTGCAGCAGGGCATTCCTGCCTTCATTCTGGGAGACACTTTCACCGGAGAAGCCCGCGAGCTGGCCGCCTTTCATGCTGGACTGGTGCGCAGCATCCGGGAACACAGGGAGCCCTTCAAACCCCCCGTGGTGCTGATCAGTGGCGGCGAGGCCAGCGTCACGGTCAAAGGCACAGGCCAGGGCGGCAGAAATCAGGAATTCCTGCTGTGGCTGTGCTGGCACCTGCGTGAACAGGGTGTGTGGGCCTTTGCAGCAGACACAGATGGCATCGATGGCACCACCCATGCGGCAGGCGCTTTCCTGACCCCGGAAACCTTCCAGCGCAGCCAGAACCTCAGAAACATCCGCCAGGACCTGGACAACAACAATGCATTCGGGTTTTTTGAAAGCATGGGGCAACTGGTGGTGACAGGACCGACACAGAACAACCTGAATGACGGCCGGATGGTGTTCATCCCTGGGGATGGAGCAACTTCATGA
- a CDS encoding PAS domain S-box protein codes for MSQVPQKPAVQKTSGTMLLSRITPLVRDFVRDLRNARSPQQALEAIHTLLEVLQGPCWSVLTVQEFQTEKVVAQVGDPPEGWASAGFSAACSEIAATTGVRQMELGRNASTLRACIYVQCERQDLWEGIAPLLELASGEVLDLLEQEQQSALQQAHEATLAQLKSIMDNAPIGLALMDHQLRFLLINQKLADYNNKTVQEHLGRTMNEVYPGNEGLADQYFRQVLTSGQPVLDVELESRRYPGRYWLAHYFPVRTPQGTLLGVGCTVQDITDRKNIEHVLQESEQRFRQMADTAPVMVWMSSLDGDTAFYNKHWLEFRGRSSEQELGTGWMEGIHPEDLHGCLEIFAHNAEQQTAFEMEFRLLRHDGQYRWIVDRGVPRFTEAGVFLGFIGACIDIHDRKLAQESLEELMGVQKRFVADAAHELRTPLTSIQGNLDILFRYDRIPKQEQQEILRDVQREATRLGRLVHDMLQLARGDAGAALREEEIDLKRVVLNAWREIERISNQHEFVLGPLDPVTTIGDADRLMQLTLILLENAVKYSPDGGRISLSLTATEDQVHLLVQDTGQGIGAQDLPRVFERFYRADQSRHRSEDPGGTGLGLPIAKWIVEGHGGRIWIESEPGKGTTVHTVLPLQE; via the coding sequence ATGTCTCAGGTGCCCCAGAAACCTGCTGTTCAGAAAACCAGTGGGACCATGCTGCTCAGTCGGATCACGCCACTGGTGCGGGATTTCGTGAGGGATTTGCGGAATGCCCGGTCTCCCCAGCAGGCGCTGGAGGCCATTCACACTTTGCTGGAGGTCCTTCAGGGACCGTGCTGGTCTGTCCTGACGGTGCAAGAATTTCAGACAGAAAAAGTGGTGGCCCAGGTGGGCGATCCTCCCGAGGGGTGGGCCTCTGCGGGGTTTTCTGCTGCATGCTCTGAAATTGCTGCAACAACAGGTGTGCGCCAGATGGAACTGGGCCGCAACGCCTCCACCTTGCGGGCCTGCATCTACGTGCAGTGTGAACGCCAGGATTTGTGGGAAGGCATTGCTCCCCTGCTGGAACTGGCTTCCGGGGAAGTGCTGGATTTGCTGGAACAGGAACAGCAGTCTGCTTTGCAACAGGCCCATGAAGCCACCCTGGCCCAGCTGAAATCCATCATGGACAACGCCCCGATTGGTCTGGCCCTGATGGACCACCAGTTGCGGTTCCTCTTGATCAACCAGAAACTGGCGGACTACAACAACAAAACGGTGCAGGAGCATCTGGGACGCACCATGAATGAGGTGTATCCCGGCAATGAAGGTCTGGCAGACCAGTACTTTCGTCAGGTGCTGACTTCCGGGCAGCCTGTACTGGATGTGGAACTGGAGTCCAGACGCTACCCGGGTCGGTACTGGCTGGCCCATTACTTCCCGGTTCGCACCCCCCAGGGAACCTTGCTGGGTGTGGGCTGTACGGTGCAGGACATCACCGACCGCAAAAACATCGAGCATGTCCTTCAGGAAAGTGAGCAACGCTTCCGACAGATGGCAGACACCGCCCCGGTGATGGTCTGGATGTCCAGCCTGGACGGTGACACCGCCTTTTACAACAAACACTGGCTGGAATTTCGGGGGCGCAGCAGTGAGCAGGAACTGGGTACAGGATGGATGGAAGGCATCCACCCGGAAGACCTGCACGGTTGTCTGGAGATTTTTGCCCACAATGCAGAGCAGCAAACCGCTTTTGAGATGGAATTCCGCTTGCTCAGACACGACGGGCAGTACCGCTGGATTGTGGACCGTGGAGTGCCCCGCTTCACCGAAGCTGGGGTGTTTCTGGGCTTCATTGGGGCTTGCATTGACATCCATGACCGCAAACTTGCCCAGGAATCCCTGGAAGAATTGATGGGGGTGCAAAAACGCTTTGTGGCGGATGCTGCCCACGAACTCAGAACCCCCCTCACCAGCATTCAGGGCAACCTGGACATCCTGTTCCGTTATGACCGCATTCCCAAACAGGAGCAGCAGGAGATTTTGCGGGATGTGCAACGGGAAGCCACCCGCCTGGGCCGACTGGTCCATGACATGTTGCAACTCGCACGGGGAGATGCTGGAGCGGCCCTGCGTGAAGAAGAAATCGACCTGAAAAGGGTGGTCCTGAATGCCTGGAGGGAAATCGAGCGCATCAGCAACCAGCATGAATTTGTGCTGGGACCCCTGGACCCTGTGACCACCATTGGAGATGCAGACCGCCTGATGCAGCTCACCTTGATCCTGCTGGAAAATGCCGTCAAGTACAGCCCGGATGGAGGGAGGATCTCCCTTTCCCTCACCGCTACAGAAGACCAGGTGCATCTGCTGGTGCAGGACACCGGGCAGGGGATTGGTGCCCAGGACCTTCCACGGGTCTTTGAGCGTTTTTACCGTGCAGACCAGAGCCGCCACCGCAGTGAAGACCCTGGAGGGACGGGTCTGGGCCTGCCCATTGCGAAATGGATTGTGGAAGGCCACGGTGGCAGAATCTGGATTGAAAGCGAACCGGGCAAAGGAACCACGGTGCACACGGTGCTTCCGCTTCAGGAGTGA
- a CDS encoding nucleotidyl transferase AbiEii/AbiGii toxin family protein, with product MTLQQQDVFELHLTTHPLHPEQVQGFTWLCRQLGVKPLVIELQPGLPIQPMTCSRVQGTLAVPDCEIHLIFEHSEIIWAETPFPGLRVFLKGTLPDQGAQTFQIDFAFGDPLVHPPVDVHVEGVGAVLSCLPEILVAWKLHGLTEFGRGRWRAKDLYDLAVLSELNLNLQVLQAALPVAFTSRGDDPANLQDFCTRENWGCSTSGQRKWRSFLKKHQLQQNFLDARHKVRGVLKKMGLDHA from the coding sequence TTGACCCTGCAACAGCAGGATGTCTTTGAATTGCACCTCACCACCCATCCCCTCCATCCAGAACAGGTTCAGGGGTTCACCTGGCTTTGCAGGCAGTTGGGGGTCAAACCTCTGGTGATTGAACTGCAACCCGGCCTTCCCATTCAGCCCATGACCTGCTCACGGGTGCAGGGAACGCTGGCTGTTCCAGACTGTGAAATCCACCTGATTTTCGAGCATTCTGAAATCATCTGGGCAGAAACGCCTTTTCCGGGCCTCAGGGTGTTCCTGAAAGGGACGTTGCCAGACCAGGGCGCCCAGACGTTCCAGATTGACTTTGCGTTTGGAGACCCGCTGGTTCATCCACCTGTTGATGTGCATGTGGAGGGGGTGGGCGCTGTGCTGTCCTGCCTCCCGGAAATTCTGGTGGCCTGGAAGTTGCATGGCCTGACCGAATTTGGACGGGGACGCTGGAGGGCCAAGGACCTGTATGATCTGGCTGTGCTCAGTGAATTGAACCTGAATTTGCAGGTCTTGCAGGCTGCTTTGCCTGTGGCTTTCACCAGCAGGGGAGATGACCCTGCAAACCTTCAGGACTTTTGCACCCGTGAAAACTGGGGATGCAGCACCTCGGGACAGCGCAAATGGCGCTCTTTCCTGAAAAAACACCAGTTGCAGCAGAATTTTCTGGATGCTCGCCACAAGGTCAGAGGGGTTCTGAAGAAAATGGGGCTGGACCATGCGTGA
- a CDS encoding cation:proton antiporter regulatory subunit, which translates to MVEVIESTLPGVGRKYIMKLRSGGSVTVISKPDGTREMYHFKGKEDIPCDTVQFNPEEAQQFATLLGANFSRPALKEEIELVLGKLQLEWITLAEGASCIGHTLGELNLRALTGASVIAIMRGEEAIPNPQVKETLLLEDTLVLIGNDLQIKKASVLLM; encoded by the coding sequence ATGGTCGAAGTCATCGAAAGCACCCTGCCAGGCGTGGGCCGCAAATACATCATGAAACTGCGTTCTGGAGGCAGCGTCACCGTGATCTCCAAGCCGGATGGCACCCGCGAAATGTACCACTTCAAGGGGAAAGAAGACATCCCCTGTGACACCGTGCAGTTCAACCCGGAAGAAGCGCAGCAATTTGCCACCCTGCTGGGAGCCAATTTTTCTCGCCCTGCACTGAAAGAGGAAATTGAACTGGTGCTGGGCAAACTGCAACTGGAATGGATCACCCTTGCAGAGGGGGCCAGTTGCATCGGGCACACGCTGGGAGAACTGAACCTGCGGGCCCTCACTGGAGCCAGCGTGATTGCCATCATGCGGGGTGAGGAAGCCATTCCCAACCCGCAGGTCAAAGAAACCCTGCTGCTGGAAGACACCCTGGTTTTGATTGGCAATGACCTGCAAATCAAAAAAGCCAGTGTGCTCCTGATGTGA
- a CDS encoding DUF4384 domain-containing protein — protein sequence MKHILTGLLLFGTLAPVAMAAPQISPQRIIVNPIQTSLEVNVSLNKAADNSGYATYVPGEKVQIKATVNEDAYLYIFSVDVAGEVTQIFPNDYAGDNFVAGGQTVSLPGANDDYTLETDSDIGVGKVFAVASRNPLDFNDILDIKQNAAFAVYSGGGQDAFAREVSGILNSIADNDWNSDVALYRTRKAEAASGELKVVTNANNAQVYLDGRLVGDAGVTLAKLTPGSYQLKVVAPGYVTYSAPITIKQDRLINLTVNLRQTPSTKANLNLVLNVKTAKIYMNGQYLGNSQNGKFTTSLLKNKQYKVSVVAQGYTNFAAYVKLTGNKTLYINLRPR from the coding sequence ATGAAACACATCTTGACAGGTTTGCTGCTTTTTGGAACCCTGGCCCCTGTGGCCATGGCTGCCCCCCAGATCAGTCCCCAGCGCATCATTGTGAATCCCATTCAGACTTCTCTGGAGGTCAATGTTTCGCTCAACAAGGCTGCAGACAACTCTGGATACGCGACCTACGTCCCTGGTGAAAAAGTCCAGATCAAGGCCACGGTCAATGAAGACGCCTACCTGTACATCTTCAGTGTGGATGTGGCAGGTGAAGTCACCCAGATTTTCCCCAACGATTACGCCGGGGACAACTTTGTGGCAGGCGGTCAGACCGTGAGCCTCCCCGGAGCCAACGACGATTACACCCTGGAAACCGACAGCGACATCGGGGTGGGCAAGGTCTTTGCAGTGGCCAGCCGGAATCCCCTGGATTTCAATGACATCCTGGACATCAAACAGAACGCTGCCTTCGCTGTGTACTCCGGTGGCGGGCAGGACGCCTTTGCCCGTGAAGTCAGTGGTATCCTGAACAGCATTGCCGACAACGACTGGAACAGCGATGTGGCCCTGTACCGCACCCGCAAAGCAGAAGCGGCTTCTGGTGAACTGAAAGTGGTCACCAATGCCAACAACGCCCAGGTGTACCTGGATGGCCGTCTGGTTGGCGATGCTGGTGTGACCCTGGCCAAACTGACCCCCGGTTCTTACCAGCTCAAAGTGGTGGCTCCTGGTTACGTCACCTACTCTGCGCCCATCACCATCAAGCAGGACCGCCTGATCAACCTGACCGTGAACCTGCGCCAGACCCCCTCCACCAAGGCCAACCTGAACCTGGTGCTGAACGTCAAAACCGCCAAAATCTACATGAACGGCCAGTACCTGGGCAACTCCCAGAACGGCAAGTTCACCACCAGCCTGCTGAAGAACAAGCAGTACAAGGTGTCGGTGGTCGCCCAGGGTTACACCAACTTTGCCGCCTATGTGAAGCTGACGGGCAACAAGACCCTCTACATCAACCTGCGTCCCCGTTGA
- a CDS encoding helix-turn-helix domain-containing protein, which translates to MVQNLTLSMQLPIRTDVAGLFVSRGIGTHPDRIVDFFEVIYVREGTLFIAEDGRYFAVQAGEALLLMPGKRHWGFEPYQKTLSFFWMHFYLQDSSGGQQILLPKHVQVQRPDHLSALFRRLLDEHERPDSFALARDVLGLLLLTELSRSEQQVAEPRNSLHRIASEAHAFIGLHHQNRLSSGRIARQLGYNTDYLGRAYRTVYGHTLTEGINRYRVRKACLLLLNTRNTIEAIAQECGFKEVVYFRRVFKALEGVTPSRYRQLHAQMHVNTE; encoded by the coding sequence ATGGTCCAGAACCTTACGCTCAGCATGCAGCTTCCCATCCGCACCGATGTGGCAGGCCTCTTTGTGTCCAGGGGCATTGGCACCCACCCGGACCGCATTGTGGACTTTTTTGAAGTGATTTACGTGCGGGAAGGCACCCTTTTCATTGCAGAGGATGGTCGGTATTTTGCTGTCCAGGCTGGAGAAGCGCTGCTCTTGATGCCTGGAAAGAGGCACTGGGGTTTTGAGCCCTACCAGAAGACCCTTTCTTTTTTCTGGATGCATTTTTACCTGCAGGACAGCTCTGGAGGCCAGCAGATTCTCCTCCCCAAACATGTGCAGGTGCAGCGCCCTGACCACCTCAGTGCCCTGTTCAGGCGTTTGCTGGACGAACACGAAAGGCCGGACAGCTTTGCCCTGGCCCGGGATGTGCTGGGTTTGCTGCTCTTGACCGAACTCAGCAGGTCCGAACAGCAGGTGGCAGAGCCCAGAAATTCCCTGCACCGCATTGCCAGCGAAGCCCACGCTTTCATTGGCCTGCACCACCAGAACCGGCTGAGCAGTGGCCGGATTGCCCGGCAACTCGGGTACAATACCGACTACCTGGGGCGGGCTTACCGGACGGTTTACGGGCACACCCTCACCGAGGGGATCAACCGCTACCGGGTGCGCAAAGCCTGTTTGTTGCTGCTCAACACCCGCAACACCATCGAGGCCATTGCGCAGGAATGTGGGTTTAAAGAGGTGGTGTATTTCAGGCGGGTGTTCAAGGCCCTGGAAGGGGTGACGCCCTCCAGGTACCGCCAGTTGCATGCCCAGATGCATGTCAACACCGAGTAG
- a CDS encoding endonuclease dU has protein sequence MRDSKLSHTIGFDDFPFLRSHRGDIQIVGTVYAGLKLEGILSAKIRRDGANSTRVIAQLVKNSKFYQHTQLIMLQGIALGGFNVIDIHQLSAALDRPVLVVSRRKPNLEKIEDALLNRVPGGKRKWSLIQKAGPMEHVAGVYVQRAGLTLEQAGQVIQRFASGSNIPEPLRAAHLIAGGVATGESRARP, from the coding sequence ATGCGTGACAGCAAACTTTCCCACACCATCGGGTTTGATGATTTTCCTTTTCTGCGCAGCCACCGCGGAGACATCCAGATCGTGGGCACCGTGTATGCAGGCCTCAAACTGGAAGGCATCCTCAGTGCAAAAATCCGGCGTGACGGGGCCAACAGCACCCGTGTGATTGCCCAGCTGGTGAAAAACTCCAAGTTTTACCAGCACACCCAGTTGATCATGCTGCAGGGAATCGCGCTTGGTGGGTTCAATGTCATTGACATTCACCAGCTCAGTGCAGCACTGGACCGGCCTGTGCTGGTGGTCTCCAGACGCAAACCCAACCTGGAAAAAATCGAGGATGCCCTTCTGAACCGGGTTCCGGGGGGAAAACGCAAATGGTCCCTGATCCAGAAAGCCGGACCCATGGAGCATGTGGCCGGGGTGTATGTGCAGCGGGCAGGTTTGACCCTGGAACAGGCCGGGCAGGTGATCCAGCGGTTTGCCTCTGGTTCCAACATTCCTGAACCTTTGCGTGCAGCACACCTGATTGCAGGGGGTGTGGCAACGGGGGAGAGTCGGGCCAGACCTTAA